Genomic window (Mercenaria mercenaria strain notata unplaced genomic scaffold, MADL_Memer_1 contig_931, whole genome shotgun sequence):
AACGAAGATGCGATGGCGAAGGGCGACAGTATGATGGactgtcaccatcatactgtcgcgctgtGCCATCGGACTGTCTTGTTATCGTCATCATACTGTCACGCTTCGTCATCGTACACTCATACCTTCGCCTTCAttgggagcaggcgctggccgtAACGGAACATCGTAGTTTTCACATGGTGCGGCCCacttaatatatttaatttgtcAGGTATTGCAGATGTTCTATGCTGACTGTGGTCTAAAGCTATCATTGCCGTTCTGTTTATAAGTTGAAATTAATGATTCTTTCCTGTgttgtttaaaaagctttatttgcATTGCAATTCTATAATATTGATGCCTTCAACAGAAGATAGCCAAAAATTAATTCACCTTAAAACATCTGGCACAGTTTATGACTGCACGTGATTTTCACGTGCAGGTAGTTAACTGATAGAGTGCGTTCATACAAGACAGTTCTATTTATAAAGTGTCCGCTTACAACCGTAAGAAGACACTTTTACAATAGCTCTGCTGGGGGTATAGTCGTTTAAGTAGAGCGCAGATTGCAAGATTGTGAGGTCAGTCCCTAGGCAAGGTGTATGTTCTacatgacgatttgatgaaagacattgtgtcttaaacatTCATCATACACCTCctattcatgtggagaagtttgcagttacttgcggagaacatgttatTACtagtacagaacccaggaactttggttgggttaactgccctctcttacataactaaaatactgttgagaaaatacggcttaacccaaaacaaacttgcAAGCAAAATTCACTAAATTCTACTAGTATTGCAACATGTGCAATGCTATGACAACTCGATgtttatgttgaaaaagtaaaatacatacatttcgAGGGGTAAGTGCCAGAAGGTGCTATGTACCATATTTtacgtttttcacttttttgcattttctggtaGAGTTTTTCAAGCTGCACATTTTGCACCAACTTGCATcattatatcatatttctttccTAAGTTATTTAATTGGGATCAAACCAGTCATTGCAGAATCTCTGTTAATAAGTTATGccaaaaacagttttcattacatAGCATGTTATCAAAGTAAGTTTATCTTATTTGAAATGAACCAAAACAATCTATATACTAATAGCTGCTTTTGGCAAACTGCATTTTAAGGCTTTGGGAGGATTTTTCAAAATCCATAACATGATATGTAAAGATAGCACGTTTTAGCAGAGCAGTTTTCTACATATTATGCATTTACCCAACTGAGCCAGAAAAAGTCATGTAAAGATAGGACCTAAACCTTACTGATATTTTACAGTAGTGCAACAGCCATATTGTGCTATGTTATGATAGAAGATTCTGGTTGAAGGCCCGGTAGTAAGATTGTTTGTCATTTGCATGTCAAGAAGCAGACATTCCACGATAGGTTTATTTGGCAGTGTTGACTTTTACTGTTTTTTCAATAATTAGGTGACGAAAACGGACTATCAAGTTTAGAGTGTGTGGCAGATATTGTATTTTGCACCGGAATGTTGAACATTCAtcctgtttaaatgttttagaaaaaagagTGGAAGTTATTAAAAGTGAAGTAGACTTACTACTGTCAGCAAATGATCTTGGAAGAGGAAAAATCAAACCTTATTAATTGAAACTGCTTTTTATAAGCTAGTTGGAAACATATTGGCAAAGATCCTTCACATTTATGACGACACTCTTGAAGAAAGAATGGAAAAGTATATTGCCTTTGTGTTAAACTGGCATTATTCAGATTATGGAGGAATAACTGTAGCTTGATTATGTGTTAGTAGCAGACCTTTTCCCATTAGTACTGGCTAATAACACAAAGCGCAATGTTTTATTCtacacaaataatgttgaagagtCAGTCAGCACAATGAAACCAACCAGAAGTGATTTACTTGCCATTGCAGATAAAAGTAAGTGTAACTTCTATACATCCTTTCTGGAATTTTGGATCAGTTTGAAAGATACCTTTAAAATCCAGACTCTAAAATATACTTTGCCTCGCCATTACAAGGTGAACAATTTGactaacaaaaacaacaaatatacacCTACCACTAATGATAAATCAACACCACAGAAAAGAGCTACATCAAGAAAAAAGCAGTTTTTATAATGCCTGAGGAGTTCCATACTAGAAAAGGAAAAGCAATACCAGAAATATGGAATCAATGTGGATAAAAGTTACAGGCTGTCAGGTGCGGAGTATAAATCAGCAGATGGAAAGCCAAACACCACTAGTTGAGCCAGTAGGCTGTAGCAACTGCAGACAAAATGTGACACAAAAGTTACATCAGAACAAAGGCAACAATTCTTTAAATCAGTTTGGTCATTGACAAATTATGATAGACAAAAAGATGTTTGTCAATTGCAGAAGGGACAGACACTAAAACATATTAAAGCCTAATCAAAATGAAAACAGGTGTCGAGAAGAATTTCTTTCGAAATTGAAAATAAAGGTATTCAGTTTGTAagacgatttttttaaagataacttCAATAGGTAAGGCATAACTATATTGATCATACGTTGAAGAACAAAAAGGACGGACATTTTACAGGAAGTGCTTAGAGAGGAAAACAAACCCTTATAACGTAATTTCTCAAAGTAGAATAGATGCAGTGAAAAAGCATACTGAATCTTTCCCACCCAAGTGCACATTATGTACGAGAAGGGAAAAGGAGACAGTTCCTTGATTTGCATCTCACACTGCCAAAAATGTATGACCTCTATCTGGAggagtaaaaatattaaaacaaagccAGTTTTATTGGAAGGATACAGATTAATGTTGTACGTAAGAAGGACCAGTGCAACAGATGTAACTAGTTTTACATGGCACAGCAAGAATGAATTatgatttatgaacaaaataatgcttttgacaaacctaatcaaagaaagacaccaaaccaaaatggcaagcttaattaagtttgcattaaggTCGCAGCAAGATTGCAGTTGCGATCTTAACAAACATGCAGCAAGATTGGGATTGGAACTATCGCAAACATAATTTAAGCTTGCGCAAAGTAATTTGCGCGCTTCCTGCAACCTATTTAAGACCTTGCAAGCTTTTAAGGTTGCGCATGCTTGCGACTGGAACCCTAGTGATCTTAATTGCGACCTTGCAAGTTTACACAATCATAATAAGCTTGCGCAATCTTGCAAACGCGCACAATCATAACGCGATTGTAAGCTTGCAAGAACTTGCAAGCTTACACACATATATATCAGTGTACTGAAAAACATTTGCAAGTCCCGTGCAACCTTGTAAACATAAAAAGGTTTCGCAAGCTTGCAAACTCAACTGTCTTTCCAAACATTGTTTAGGTTTATAAGACAGTTTTAAGAAGTTTAGgatgtaaaaaatttaattataaacaattttataaaacaatatttgtagtgATCAGTAGATATTAAGACTCAACAATCAGGgacaatagtttttaaaacaacatattttgacataaaaagtttaatattgGGTTTTATATataacctcccttttatatgtatcagtgaactaaaagagttttaaaaaggttataggtaatgaatttgaaaaactgaaaatgattCCCTCCAGAAGACAACAAGCAAATACTGTTGCCAATTAAGTATCATTCAAAGCAACCTATTTCTGCCGCAAAGAAAAAGTATCTATCGCAACTATGCAAGAGTGGTAATATtcctgaatatttccatgtattaCACGGCTTTAATTAACAGTAAAAACAGTACCAGAGATTGTTTACCAGAACCAAATGCTGTTCAAGATTCAAGCAATAACTCCAATAGTAACTTAACACTGAGAGTCAGATAAATTTACCACTACATTTTAAATGTGACTGACAATGTGGTTTCTAAGACTtagccctctcctttcccttgcatttacgctactttttgcatcccatcccctttacttttagtaagttttcgtggctcctctttattttggcagccgaatcccaagacggtacatgattgttttttcctacttgtgtgggtgtgtttgtaagcttgtgagtctataacggtgcccctactgttttcttatgtgttgcttgttcgtttttctatgttattcagttgatcgtcgttgtgtgtttgtctttggtacatgagtgtctgcgctactgtggtttaagttgtagtgcgactgtttttaaagaacatggcattcccttgtatatttgtccttgttcaactttcccccttcggattcctcccctaCCCCCGACCcaatttcgccccttaccatttccttcccctttatcaatatttagctgatattaatatgtacttgttggatgtttgaagcaacccgtctgaaatttttccattacagcttctttttgttgtgggcctactatgtaaatgcgtggctctggggctgtgttttaggtgctctgtgcttccgagaattcttgcataaaaactacttttttcactggatccgcccatgtattaacgggagaaaaatcgtgtgcaaacaaggcaattcacgtgctgttaatacccgatttttatttttgaaatgctttcccagggacgtatatgtaattctgcgcagattgacatctgcatgatctggtatctgcgtcttttttctttcataaaaacctcttcttgaagcattaaagatgcaatctaaaccatagaatgttttactgtatcagtaactaacgccaaatgcgctgcccccaacattgttcgtactcgtttcttcccttgtttactccccttttagaactctgcgtcaattcagattttgtagacaaccgtgaattttaaagaatcgcgtgtttacctgtgcgattctttgtttttaggtatcatatttatgattttggtaagtatcagtcagtatgtttttatctaatttctcgaagaatttatataaacagctcggaaacttgacactacgttcgtactcatccgtactccaactgcgtgtccgtactcaatataactcgaatgtaaagttattattcttgaaattgtgatcgagtccaccaaattgttaaatgatatgaacaattattggtaattttatgtttgtaataatgagagataaaaaaatcgcttaaaaaccttcaggatgtgcttttgatagcgttgtttatttccgggccctggatacggatatttaaaacatgtttaccgtttccaagaacaactggaatggtaaataaaaaatgtaccggaatcgtcaagtcatcacatatgaaaacaatacataaatcgtcgtgaaatatatttttatgcaagaatagcgacaatacacatctattttgtgtattaacgtctgcagaagcccttgggatatgtttgtgacctcgaccttcggtctcggtcacaaacaatcccgcgggcttctgcagacgttaatacacaaaaaaacgtgtattatccctacaatctacccttacctattatcttttttagtGTGTAACAATAATGAAAGTTACATAGATTACAGTCATAAACATGTGTATCAAACTTTATATCTCTATTAATGcagtgtttatatttcataacattacaTTAATGTATTATGAATTACATAAACACATTAACTAAAACATTGTACATAGATGATTCTTAATACATGATAAGACAGACTAATAAGAGCTAAATGgagctatatacatataggctaTTTGTGACTTGAAAAGTCTTAAGCTAAGACAAAGAAAGCATCATGCCATAAGAATCTATGTTTTTATAGAATGTATTTGTATGccaaaaaacttacatttatgtCAACTTTGCATATGCTAGAAGATTCTATTGCTTTATAGAATGTTTTCGACACTTACAAAAACTATGACATGTAACATCTTCACCAGCTATCAATTTATAGCATGTTCTGGCTCAGTATTGTTTCGAAAGTTTTAACAGAATTGTACATGCCAAAACCAGATATCTTTCGATGGAATGTTTTAGTTATTCtgatatttgcaaataaatgGCCTTTTAGTTGtgccaaaacaatttttttggatttgacctaatttactaaagatatcaacaaaatacatatatcatgtattaaataatgataaagtaaataaaaccatAGTTTTGATATCTCAAAATACCCtactattaaaaagaaaaaagaaaaaaacgctctcctgtaaaattttaaaaaatgcacatagCAGGTTCTGGCACTTACCCCTCGATTTGTAGTTCTAAGAAGTTTACAACTTCCTTTACACTTTTTAAGCTTgacagtttgaaattttgcacaagCAAGCATTGTTATTCTAATTTTCAGCATATGAAATAGTTAGTGTAACAATTTGTCCGAAATCTCTTGGTCTTAAAGTAGTATTTATTATCAATAATGGTAGAAAGCGGATATTTTGGTTTAATACATGAATTAAATGGAATAGATAAAACATTGAATGAGATATAGTAGAGCTGTTTTGCAGGGAAAATGACTTCAAAAGTAATGTAGTATAGTGATGTTATAAACATATACTGACTATAAAAAGGAATTGCTGCGGAACTTGAATAAACTGAATTTCCATGGCTCCCTTGACCTGCAATGCTTCCAAGATATTGTCAGCAACTGCATCATTCTTGAAGATGCCTTCAGTTTGTGTGAAATCCCTGTGATTAGGAGCAGTAATGTAGCAGTCTGTAATTAGGAGTCTGTAATGTTCAGCTAGAAGGGACTTCAAAGGTTAAGCTTTGATATTGTAGAATATTTAATATACttatcaaaatgtattatttcattcatCTTTGTCCAGATAATGTTGAGCATTTTCTAGACTTCAAAGGGATCTGGCTGTCCTGCAGATGGATACTTGTTGATGTGTAAACATTCTTAGAGGCTGCATTTTATACCTGGTTTACATGATTCTTGATCAGAATAATGAGCTTCAGTAAAATCTAGACcgggttgaatctgggtcatttgagTTAAACAGCAATGTCAGTAGGAAACCTGGTTTTCTTCCTGGTCTTCATGTTTTTTTCatgttgaaatctaggtcaaatttgaaagtgggtcatctttATTAGGGCCTcaatggccaagtggttaagacttaaatcacttgccccaacCAGTGTGAGTTTGAAACCTTACTTTagttgtagaatttttcatgtggggaagccatctaGTTGGCTAACCCAAAGTCGGCGgttatacccaggtgcctgtCCCTGCCTGAAACAGCAAGGAGAGGCACCTTACTTCATGTTTATATCTGTGTAAACTACAGTTTCAAaacttatattttcattattgttttaacAGTAAACCTTTGAAAGACTTTGAATAAAAGAATGAATTTTATTCTGCAGATGCTAAGATGGATTTAGTTATCCCAGCTACTAGAGAGGATGTAGATCTGATTGTAAGAGAGTTTGAGGAGAGACTTAGACAAGGGGAAAACCCATCAGATGTGGATCTGTCTTCCGAAGTACAGGTATTTGTATTTTAGATACATAATTATATGGATatcagttaacctttagcctgttggcggctaGTGGTTTTGTCTTTGctaccattgcagaccaagatcagcctccatggatcatggtctacactgttcagTAATAAgcggtactgctcaaattgaatgatggacaagtcaattttagaaatttagcagggtaaagaaaTACCAACTCAGTGGATTACAGTTACCCTGTTCTACACTAGGAACCATCTTAGAAAACAAGCCTTTACCAAAAACAGAACCTGTATCTACCTGATTGGGCAAACTTGGTGGGCCAGAACAGTTGTTTTTAAATTCAGATCTCCTAAAAATGGAATAGAATATAGCTGCTGTTTCTAACTTTTGCTATCTGAATATCTGCATAAAAAGGAAATCttggctttaaaaaaaaaaagagacaacTTTAGCCAGATTTTTGACTTTTTGTGTGATATTTGCAAGACTTTTTAATACATTTGCAGTCGTCATATGCACTGTGTTACAGTGTAACTCTTGTATTATTACATATACCAAACTTTGAATGTGAATTCATGTGTGTATTATACATAGGTTGGGTCTTTGTGAACACAGTGGTGGTACTCCGACAACACTCTTGAAAATCCATCTTGATCATTGCTGTTATGAACTTTAAACCAACCGTGTATTTGACAGTCTTGTATGCAGTTCTAGTTTTCATCAACATTCTCCTTTCTCcgccagtggtctagtggtaacacgcttgactatcaatccagaggtccggggttcgaatcccagtccaggcactggaaatttctgagatgctcttgagtgtctcccgccTAACTAAgaggtctgtactggttcttcccaggaaagacagctttgcgtgtatcagtgctttacatcgggcacgttaaagaaccagacctgtctatttgcaaagtgctaggctaagttagccagacaggcctgtatctaaaaaggatttctttcTATCTGTTCtgtgggctttatctcactctgtcattctggtcagattgctctgtgtctgtactagtagaggatgaatttcatgccctgtgtggctgcgtttgctatatgtaaagcgcctttgaacgtgcttattatgaaaagggcgctatataaatctggtataataataataatgataatctaatattacagttaaaaattagaattttaaattCCAGTTGTCCTTTTTAAGTTGTGAAACTCTGTTGTGTGTGATATACATAGGGCCCTAAGACTTTTATCTGATGTTACCGTAGAGCTGAGTTTTATGTTAATCTTATGTCTGTTATTGTAGTTTTTCATGTCAGTTAGTTGTAATTAACTAAACCTCGAACAATATCTTTGTATTTAGGAGAAGCTAAAAAGGTTCCTGGATTCCTTCATTTTGCCAGAACATAAAGGTGTGTACTCATTTGTTTTACAgtgatcttttaaaaatattcttgaattatttaagaaataatatatcccaaacaatttgtcgttgaataaagtcattgtttggagtttagatacGAAGgcattatatcacgagggtgcagcctgagtgatataataatacgcatctaaatgGCAAACAATGATTGTATTCACatgcaaatcactgtttgagatatattatttcgattccaacatgttatcaaggattattatgtctccccccactatgtttttgccctgtccgtccgtccttccgtcacacttcatttctgatcaataactggagaaccatttgacctagaaccttcaaacttcataggatggcagggcttatggagtagacagcccctattgtttttgggatcattccatcaaaggtcaaggtcacaggggcctgaatatgaaaaaccatttccgatcaataactcgagaaccacttgacccagaatgttgaaacttcataggatgattggacatgcagagtagatgacccctattgattttggggtcactctattaatgGTCAcagtcacaggggtctgaacatggaaaaccatttccggtcagtaacttgagaaccacttgacccagaatgttgaaacttcataggatgattggacatgcagagtagatgacccctattgattttgaggtcactctattaaaggtcagggtcaaagggcctgaacatggaaaaccatttccggtcagtaacttgagaaccacttgaaccagaatgttgcaacttaataggatgattggacacgcagagtagatgacccctattgtttttggggtcactttatcaCACCTGTTCATAACTACGGATTGTTCGTAGTTTCTATGAATTTGTGTTTGAAAATACGGAGTACGATTTACCAAACAATACTACGGAGATCGGCcagatcaaaatgatgcaaaatcgcgagTGGGGAAAATGGAAATGTCTACATATACAGTGTAACTGGTTCGGATAATTTGCCTTCATTTCAGGTAGCAAAAAATCGACACTGATACACATTCTGCGTTTTATGTTATCTGCAATCAGttagcggataaattatcgggagaagaagctcttactggtttgttttgATTGCtactgattaaatgattttattcctttaattttcgagaaataaacaaatcggtgaaacattaaattgtattttcttgtagttttttaaattgaaagtagatcgtctgctgtcatttttcatgaaatgattttaataagaggtaatgtcaccgtaaactttaatgtcagatactgccaaatGCTACTAAACTGTCTCCGTATCAACATAATTTGTAAACATATTgctgaaactggagattttggcggtatttagaaaagtgtaatcatatccggatataatatttttggaTGAATATCGAGAAGCTGTgttctgaaattttaacatttaagtaacagacatgattgatattattgtaacagaaatgattctagaatttatttttataacacctacatatatcagacttatattctacagtcctgctagtattttattgagttgGGTAACTCTGAATTTAAGCGTTCAGATGGTGTGCACACAAGGTATTAGGTAACAAAAGTGGACAATAATTTGCAAATTCTTCTGCAAagaattttctttcaatcttttattgtgTCCTTCCTGATCATAGTTTAATCTTTCTCTGAACAATGAGGGAGAAGGTAGCAAACAattttacttatatattttcACCCATTGCAAAGgaagaaaattattaaaatttagtaGGTGTTGTATGAACATTTCAGATGGTCCAAAAGAAGATGAAATTGCCAGACAGTTATCTAGGCAGATTTCAGAGCAGAAAGAAAAGGAAATGGTAATAGTTTTAAGTTAACAAGTTTTCTTTAATATGGCAAATTTGGCCAGgactgtttaacctttagcctgctggcggcaagtgattctgcctttgcgatcagtgcagaccaagatcagcctgcacatccgtgcagtctgatcatggtctgcactgtttgctatccagtcagtaaattttcagtgaacaccccttcgaatgataaatggtattgcccaaattgaatgatggaccagtccattttagatatttagcaggctaagggttaatgaattTTCTTTCATATGGCACATGTGGCataaaagaatattgtttttttttatgactgGCAAATTTGGCCATAAAAGCTCTTTGAGTTTTCTCATCTTTGTCAACTTAGGCCATCAAAGTTAAtgagctttttagctcacctgtcacatagtgatagggtgagcttttgtgtccgtcgtccgtccgtccgtcgtcagtccacaatttcttgtctgcacgatagtggtttcatttatgattttattttaaccaaacttgcacacagcttgtatcaccataaggtcttggttcctgtcttgaactggccagatcccatcatgggttccagagttatggcccctgaaaggaccaaaattagctattttgaccttgtctgcacaatagcaactttatttatgatttgattttaaccaaactggcacacaacttgtatcactataagatcttggttcctttcttcaactggccagattccattatgggttccagagttatggcccctgaaagggccaaaattagctattttgaccttgtctgcacaatagcagcttcatttatgatttgattttaatcaaactggcacacaacttgtatcaccataagatcttgattcctttcttgaactggccagatcccattatgggttccagagttatggcccctgaaagggccagaattagctattttgaccttgtctgcacaatagaagcttcatttatgatttgattttaaccaaacttgcacacaacttgtatcactataaggtcttggtccctttcttgaactggctagattccattatgggttccagagttatggctcctgaaagggccagaattagctattttgaccttgtctgcacaatagcagcttcatttatgatttgaattttatcaaacttgcacaaaacttgtgctgccataagatctcagttcctttgttgaaccggccagatcccataatgggttccagagttatggcctctgaaagggccaaaattagctatt
Coding sequences:
- the LOC128555001 gene encoding uncharacterized protein LOC128555001: MQREPDFRATLERLQSCRSVCDALDILQQIIDAKMDLVIPATREDVDLIVREFEERLRQGENPSDVDLSSEVQEKLKRFLDSFILPEHKDGPKEDEIARQLSRQISEQKEKEM